The Saprospiraceae bacterium genomic interval ATTTTGAGTTTAAACAAAAAGCAGCGGAATACCAGAGTCAGAATAAACATTTACTCGATAAACTTCAATCACAGAAACTTGAATTTGAAGAGCTCAGAAAACAGTCCTATTTTGAATTTCAGAATATTGCCAACAAAATTCTCGATGAAAAAACACAAAAATTTACGGCAAGCAACAAAGAAAATATAGACAATTTGTTGAAGCCTTTGGGAGAGAATCTGGAAACATTTAAAAAGAAGGTCGAAGAAACTTACGATAAGGAATCCAAACAGCGCTTTTCACTGGAGGAAAAAGTAAAAGAACTGGTGGAGATGAATCAGCGATTAAGTCAGGAAGCGAATAATCTGGCCTCTGCATTAAAAGGACAGTCGAAAAAACAAGGAAATTGGGGAGAAGTCATTTTGGAGAGCATCCTTGAAAAATCGGGCCTGGTTAAAGACCGGGAATATAAAATACAGGTCAGTGTCCAGAACGAAGACGGAAGAAGATTCCAACCCGACATTGTAGTTTATTTGCCCGAATCCCGGGCCATCGTCATCGATTCGAAAGTTTCGCTTGTAGCTTACGACCGGTATTCATCCAGTGAAATCAAGGAAGAACAGGACGCGGCATTGAAAGAACACATTGGATCTATATACAGACACATCGACGAGTTAAGCGACAAACGATACGACACTGTCGCCGGGACTTTGGATTTTACCATGATGTTTATCCCAATCGAGCCGGCATATTTATTGGCTATTCAACAGGATGCTGAACTATGGGCGTATGCCTATGCCAAACGGATCTTGCTGATCAGTCCGACCAATCTCATCGCAGCCCTCAAACTGGTGGCAGATCTCTGGAAGAGGGAGCAACAAAGTAAAAATGCCCTGGAAATAGCCCGACAGGGAGAAAAATTGTACGACAAGATCGTGGGATTTCTGGATACCATGGAAGACGTTGGCAAACACATCAACAAGACTCAGGACAGCTACCTCAAGGCCATCGGACAACTCAAAGACGGCCGGGGTAGTGTAGTGAAACAAGCACAGACCTTAAAAAAATTAGGCATCCTTTCGCAAAAAGAAATTCCGGATACCTTGATTCCGTTTGAGGATGAAACTGAATCCTGATGTCTTCAATCTGAAGAATTGTGGTACGTTAAAAGTTTATACCTAACAATTGTTAGTTTTAAAGGGACCAAGAAACCTCAAATAAATTTGTAAGCAATTTTGTTCGGAAAAGAGAAATCCAGGCCTGACCAGGACCTGAATGCATAGCGAACAGGAAATGGCCTATAAAATATTATTTATTTTTATAATATAATAGGTTCTAATTTTGAATATTAAATACATTATAAAATATAATAATATAAATATTATTAACCTTTCTATGTTAAATATCAGGCCCGGAACCAGATTCTATTAAGAATTCGTTAATTTTGGTGGTCTAATTACTTTATTCACATTTAAATAAATTCTATGAAGCAAATTTTACTATTTGTTTTTTGTTTAACTCTTGGTTATCAGGCCGTTGCTCAGGATACGTTTTTCGACGATTTTGAGTCTTATACCGCCGGTGCTTTCCTTGCAGCCAGCTCCAATCAATGGACCACCTGGAGTGGTGTGAAAGGAGGAGCCGATGATGTCCGTGTAAGCAATGAAAGAGCTTACAGCGGGGTGAATTCTTTAAAATTTTTATCCACATCAGCAAGTGGTGGTCCTGCGGACGTCATTTTGCCTTTTGGAGGAAGAAGAACGTCAGGAACATTCACACTTGAAATGTGGATGTACGTCGTTGCCAACAAAGGCGCCTATTTTAATTTTCAGGGGAATGCAACGGTTGGTCAGGTCTGGTCTCTCGATGCATTTTTTGATCCCAATGGCGATGTGCGATTTACTTTGGGTACCGGGGGAGCAGCTTCAGTTGCCAGCGGAACTCATCCAAAGGGCAGCTGGTTTAATTTGAAAGTCGTTGCCAACATGACCGACAATAACTGGGAAGCATTTGTAGATGGACAATCGCTGGGTTCCTGGTCAAATCCTAACAACGCGGTTGCATCCATGGATTTATATCCAGTGAGTTCCAACAACCAGTCGGAGTATTTTATCGATGACGTGAAATATACATTTGAACCCTTTGTCGCTCCGAATCTCGATGCATCGCTTACTTCCGCTGTTGTCCGTCCAAAAGCACTTACCGGTACTTCATGGCCTGCCACTGTAAAAATCAAAAATGTGGGAAGAACTCAAATCACATCAGCTGAATTGGAGTGGTCGATCAACGGTGGCACTCCTGTAAAGGAAACTTTTACTTTAAGCCTGGATTCTTTAGCAGAATCCAATCCAATAACACTGAGTCAGATGGTGCCTTTCGGAGCAGGCAATACCAAAATTGATTTTGTACTTACTTCTATTAATGGGGGGGCAGATGATAAAGCTGCCAACAATTCCAAATCTTTAAATCTCGAAGGTGTTACTCCAGCGCCTGGAAAGAAAATAGTCGTTGAGGAAGCGACAGGCACCTGGTGCCAATGGTGCCCAAGAGGTGCTGTTTATTTGGATTCTTTGACTAAACTATATCCGCACCATTTCATTGGCGTGGCTGTGCATAACAGGGATCCCATGGCGGTAACTGTATATGATCAGGGACTCACAACGTTCCCTGGTTTCACCGGATTCCCAAGTGTGGTGACCAATCGCCGCACGCTTGGCGATCCAAGCGGTATTGAGCCTGTTTTTTACGATCAGATCGTCGAATTAACTCCGGTAACGCTGGATGTTGGCGCTGCTTTCGATCCGAATACCGGAAATTTAAAGATCGAAGCGAAAGCGCTGTTTTCTGAAGAAGTGAATGGCGATTACCGTTTCAATCTGGTTGTTGTTGAAGATGGTGTAAAAGGAACCGCATCGGGTTATAATCAGGTTAACGCTTATGCAGGAGGTAATTCAGGCGTGATGGGTGGTTATGAGTTGTTGCCGAATCCGGTACCAGCTTCGCGCATGGTTTACAACCATGTAGGAAGAGCCATTCTCGATGGTTGGGCCGGGGTACCCGGTTATCTGCCTACAGACATACCTGCCAATACAACTTACATTAAAGCATATGAGTATGTTATTCCTG includes:
- the rmuC gene encoding DNA recombination protein RmuC, with product MESFDFLSFAIGVCLGLIALLLFWLQSYKSKEAGVNREADISAKNQMLEQMNAELRQELEKWQQRLELNQEELRKLNAEYSARSQSLLHQQESLENTLKELGSAKMEFQNLQKEHFEFKQKAAEYQSQNKHLLDKLQSQKLEFEELRKQSYFEFQNIANKILDEKTQKFTASNKENIDNLLKPLGENLETFKKKVEETYDKESKQRFSLEEKVKELVEMNQRLSQEANNLASALKGQSKKQGNWGEVILESILEKSGLVKDREYKIQVSVQNEDGRRFQPDIVVYLPESRAIVIDSKVSLVAYDRYSSSEIKEEQDAALKEHIGSIYRHIDELSDKRYDTVAGTLDFTMMFIPIEPAYLLAIQQDAELWAYAYAKRILLISPTNLIAALKLVADLWKREQQSKNALEIARQGEKLYDKIVGFLDTMEDVGKHINKTQDSYLKAIGQLKDGRGSVVKQAQTLKKLGILSQKEIPDTLIPFEDETES
- a CDS encoding Omp28-related outer membrane protein; protein product: MKQILLFVFCLTLGYQAVAQDTFFDDFESYTAGAFLAASSNQWTTWSGVKGGADDVRVSNERAYSGVNSLKFLSTSASGGPADVILPFGGRRTSGTFTLEMWMYVVANKGAYFNFQGNATVGQVWSLDAFFDPNGDVRFTLGTGGAASVASGTHPKGSWFNLKVVANMTDNNWEAFVDGQSLGSWSNPNNAVASMDLYPVSSNNQSEYFIDDVKYTFEPFVAPNLDASLTSAVVRPKALTGTSWPATVKIKNVGRTQITSAELEWSINGGTPVKETFTLSLDSLAESNPITLSQMVPFGAGNTKIDFVLTSINGGADDKAANNSKSLNLEGVTPAPGKKIVVEEATGTWCQWCPRGAVYLDSLTKLYPHHFIGVAVHNRDPMAVTVYDQGLTTFPGFTGFPSVVTNRRTLGDPSGIEPVFYDQIVELTPVTLDVGAAFDPNTGNLKIEAKALFSEEVNGDYRFNLVVVEDGVKGTASGYNQVNAYAGGNSGVMGGYELLPNPVPASRMVYNHVGRAILDGWAGVPGYLPTDIPANTTYIKAYEYVIPATYVLGNIKLVAMMLDPNGEIINANEVSFDDALARGLFTSSENPIAEGFDWYIHAGPGSDLGYIHFDLSETADVSVAIMDLFGKNLATKNYGQMSGVVDLPIQMSGLVKGTYLVKLNVDGKSDVKKFVTTN